In the Mycolicibacter sp. MU0102 genome, one interval contains:
- a CDS encoding TetR/AcrR family transcriptional regulator, whose translation MTRSTVDGPDSSTRQRILAATAEVLGRNGMTKLSLSEVASQAGVSRPTLYRWFPSKEELISAFSRYERHIFDSGIARATEGLKGTEKLDAALRFIVDYQHSYTGVRMIDIEPKHVLADFTRIIVPMREGLQRMLTGPDAPVKAAAAIRIAISHYIIRSDDSEQFLAQLRQAVGIKHRD comes from the coding sequence ATGACCCGCAGCACGGTGGACGGCCCCGACAGCTCGACCCGGCAGCGGATCCTCGCGGCCACCGCCGAGGTGCTCGGGCGCAATGGGATGACCAAGCTCAGCCTGTCCGAGGTGGCCTCCCAAGCCGGGGTCTCCCGGCCCACCCTGTATCGATGGTTCCCTTCGAAGGAAGAGCTGATTTCAGCGTTCTCCCGTTACGAGCGGCACATCTTCGACAGCGGGATCGCCCGCGCCACCGAAGGACTCAAGGGCACCGAAAAGCTCGATGCCGCACTGCGTTTCATCGTCGACTACCAGCACTCGTACACGGGTGTGCGAATGATCGACATCGAGCCCAAGCACGTGCTCGCCGACTTCACCCGCATCATCGTGCCGATGCGCGAGGGCCTGCAGCGGATGCTGACCGGGCCGGATGCCCCGGTGAAAGCGGCCGCCGCGATCCGGATCGCCATCTCGCACTACATCATTCGCAGCGACGACTCCGAGCAGTTCCTGGCCCAGCTGCGTCAGGCCGTCGGCATCAAGCACCGCGACTAG